GCTGCCCTTATTGCCACAACACTCTCTATCGACCTCGATATCGATGGCATCATTGCGATGAGCGCCACTGCTGCCCTTCCGTCTATCTATGCGATAAAAGAGCATGGCAAGTATGGAGAGCTTCCTTTTGCAACCTTCGATCTATCGGATCATGTCCGCGATGGAATCCAAGCTGGAAAGATTCTGTTCGCTGTCGCTCAGCAGCCCTATCTGGAAGGCTACTTAGCTGTTGCTATAGCCTCTTATAAATCTGGCGTAATCGATGTCGATCAAGTGATCAAAAAACTCCAAGAAAAGACCGGCTTTAAGTTCACCCCACCCGAATCATTCTCTTTTGAAAAGGCGCAGAAGGGAGCTATCTTCACCGGCCCCCTCTTCATCACCAAAGAGAACCTCTCCGAACAGGTCAAGTACCAGTAGAAGAAGCTAGAAACTTACACAGAGATCACAGAGACAGAGAGAAAGAGGAGAAGATCGTCTTTTCTGCTCTCCGCAGAAAAGATGGATGCTCTGCCGCTTCGCGGCAATTTTTTTCTCTTCTTTCTCTGTGATCTCTGTGTAAAATTCTCCTCCCTTTCCTCTCTTCCCTTCTCTCCTCTTTTAAAGGGAGAGCTGGCGGAGGCCAATGTAGGTGCCAAAGCTGAGAGCGCTGATCCAGAACGAGACCGGCAGGTTTGTAAAGTATGCAAGAATAATACCCGCCCAGACCACAGCGATGCCGATTCCAATTGAGAGCCAGATCCCGCTCCAGAACCTACGCGTGCAGCAGAGCGCTGCGGCCGCAGGGCCGATCAGAAGGGTGAATACCAGTAGGATCCCCACCACCTGACTCGCCTCTGTTACAGCAACTGCCACTAGCATAAGAAATAGAATAGAGACCAGGCGAAGAGAGAGACCTTTTGCTTCGGCAAGTTCAGGTTCAAGGCTCACGAAAAGAATGCGTTTTGCAAGTAGAGCAATCCCCACAATGCTGACAACCGAATAGATCAGCATCATGTTGATTAGATGGTTAGATACACCGAATAGATCGCCAAACAGGATCGCCATCGCCTGTCCAGCATAGTTTGTATAAAAGTGGAGAAAGAGAACCCCAAGTCCCAAAGAAAAAGCGAGCGTCACTCCAATGGCCACATCGCTTTTTGACGCCCTTTCGCCAATGCTCCCCATTCCAATCGCGGCAAGCAGAGTTAAAATAAGCTGACCCGTGCTCGGAGAGAGGCCGACAAGTCCCGCGCCTGCTGCGCCGGCAAAGGCGATATGACTTAGTGCATGGCCTGCAAAATTCTGGCTGCGTAGCACGATAAAATAGCCGACAATTGCCGAGACGATAGCAGCAAGCGTACCCGCAATGAACGCATTGCGCATGAACTCGTAGGCAAATAGACTACTTGTTGTGAGTGTGGTATCCATCATTGAAGTGGGGGTGGTGTACGTTAAAACAGCCTGTATTTTTGTGCATGACCCAAATATTATCGCCTGAGTGAACCACTTCTATGTGGGTATTGTATAGTTCACTCAGTATCTCGCTTGTTACAACTTCCTCTACCGCGCCTATTACCATCTTGCCATTTCCGAGATAGAGGATTCGGTCCATGATATGAAGCAGTGGATTGATATCGTGTGCGGTAAATAGAACAGTGATCTTGAGCTGCCTCTGGATCGATTGAACCAGGTTGATAATATTCTCCTGCTGGTGAGGATCGAGGTTGCTCAGCGGCTCATCCAGAAGAAGAATATTGGGCTTTCCCAGAAGGGCCTGAGCAAGAGCCAGCCTCTGCCTCTCCCCTCCAGAACACTCAAAGAAGGGCCTATCTACGTAATCCCTCATGCCGACGAGCTCGATCACCCGCTCGATCTGTTCAGCATCCTCTTTTGATACGCGAGGCACTCCCCATCCCGTTCCATGCAGGGTGGCAGCGAGGTATGATCTTCCCGATAGGGGCAGCATCTGCGCCTCTCTTCTTACCTGCGGCATATACCCGATATCGCAATTGCCAGTCTCTGGCGGTCTACTGTTTACGAGTAGAGTTCCGCTCTCAGGCTTGATGAGCCCTAAAATCAGACGCAAAAGA
Above is a genomic segment from Chlamydiales bacterium containing:
- a CDS encoding ATP-binding cassette domain-containing protein, coding for MGSISFEKVTFSFHHKAILKEVSGEIRPGEFIGIFGPNGAGKSTLLRLILGLIKPESGTLLVNSRPPETGNCDIGYMPQVRREAQMLPLSGRSYLAATLHGTGWGVPRVSKEDAEQIERVIELVGMRDYVDRPFFECSGGERQRLALAQALLGKPNILLLDEPLSNLDPHQQENIINLVQSIQRQLKITVLFTAHDINPLLHIMDRILYLGNGKMVIGAVEEVVTSEILSELYNTHIEVVHSGDNIWVMHKNTGCFNVHHPHFNDGYHTHNK
- a CDS encoding metal ABC transporter permease; translated protein: MMDTTLTTSSLFAYEFMRNAFIAGTLAAIVSAIVGYFIVLRSQNFAGHALSHIAFAGAAGAGLVGLSPSTGQLILTLLAAIGMGSIGERASKSDVAIGVTLAFSLGLGVLFLHFYTNYAGQAMAILFGDLFGVSNHLINMMLIYSVVSIVGIALLAKRILFVSLEPELAEAKGLSLRLVSILFLMLVAVAVTEASQVVGILLVFTLLIGPAAAALCCTRRFWSGIWLSIGIGIAVVWAGIILAYFTNLPVSFWISALSFGTYIGLRQLSL